The following DNA comes from Acidobacteriota bacterium.
CCCAGATCTACCCCCGTAACCGCCTCGGCTCCGTCAGATGTGTTTAAGAGATACGGAGGAGAAGGGCCCGGCGGCTTCGGCGGGGGCGGCGGGCCGGATCCGGAGAGACGGCAGCGCATGATGGAGCGGATGCAGCAGATGTCTCCCGAAGAGCGCCAGGAGTTCTTTGCCCGCATGCGGGAACGGCGCGCCGCGGGCGGCGGCGGTCCCGGCGGCCCCGGCGGGCCGAGAGCCTCCCGGCGCCGGGCGAACGCGCAACAAGGGTCGAACGTCCCGGCCGTCGAGCGGGGGGCGAGCACGATCGACGCGCTGTTCGCCCCCATCGAGGTGGAAGAGACCGACGGACGGGTCTGGGTGCTGAACGGCGGCCGCCTGTCCAGCCTGAACGTCCGTCTCGGCGTGACCGACGGCACGGCGAGCGAGCTGCTGGCCGTGGATGGCGCATCCGCGCCGAGCGGATCCGTGCCGGCGAATCGCGACGTGGAGTCGCTCCGCGCGCGCCTGGCGACGGTTGCCGACGCAGCGGCGCGCGCCGCGCTCGAGCAGCGGCTGGCGGCCCTGGAAGCCGCAGCCCCGGTGTTGCCGGCAACCACCGTTCAGGCTGCCCCGGGAACGATCGGCGCGGGCGTCCGCCTCGTGACGAACGTCAGCACGCCGGACGCGGGAAGCGGCCCCGCGGCCGGCGGCAGCGGATCTCCGCTGATCCCCCAGTTCCCCTTCGGAAGGCGCGGCCGGCGGTGACTCCCTCGAAACCGGTCATCGCGGTCGAGGACATCACCAAGGTCTACGCCATGGGCGACGTCGAGGTGCGTGCGCTCCGGGGCGTGAGTCTCTCCATCCAGGCCGGCGAGTTCGTCGCGGTCACCGGTCCGTCCGGGTCCGGCAAGTCGACGTTCATGCACATCCTCGGCTGCCTCGACCGGCCGACCCGCGGCCACTACCTGCTCGACGGCCGGGATGTCTCCCGGCTCTCGCGCGACGAACTGGCCGAGGTGCGCAACGGGAAGATCGGCTTCGTGTTCCAGGGCTTCAACCTGCTGGCGCGGACCACCGCCCTCGACAACGTCGAGCTCCCCCTGCTCTACGGCTCCCGCATGAACGGGCCGGCGCGTCACGCGCGGGCTCGCGAGATGCTGCACGCGGTCGGGCTCGACGACCGGATGGATCACTTCCCGAACCAGCTCTCGGGCGGCCAGCAGCAGCGGGTGGCGATTGCCCGCGCCCTGGTCAACCAGCCCGCCATCCTCCTGGCGGACGAGCCGACCGGCAACCTGGACTCGCGCACCAGCGTCGAGGTGATGGACATCTTCCAGCGTCTGAATCAGGAGAGCGGCATCACGGTGCTGCTGATCACGCACGAAGCGGACATCGCCGAGTACGGCAACCGGATCATCCGCTTCCACGACGGCAGGGTCCTCTCCGACCGGCCGAACGCGTCGCGGCGCGTTGCGAGCGACGAATTCGCGGCCCTGCCGCCCGACAACGCCGATGCGGCGTCGGCGGCATCCGTTCCGCAGACGGCATAGCGGGAAACGAGGTCAGAACGATGTCCGTGCTGATGGTGCTCCGCGTCGCGCTCAAGGCGCTCGGCCGCAACAAGATGCGCACCAGCCTGACCATGCTGGGGATGATCATCGGAGTTGCCGCCGTCATCACGATGGTTGCCCTCGGCAGAGGCGCACAGCAGGAGATCGAGACCCAGATCCGGTCCGCCGGCACGAACATGATCATGGTCCGCGCCGGGAACTACCGCCGCGGCGGGATCAGCATGGGCATGGGCCAGTCGCCGCGGTTGAAGGCGGACGACGTCGACGCGATCCGCGAGCGGGTGCCGGAGGCGCAGTACCTGGCCGCCGGCGTCCGGACGCGGGATCAGGTCGTCGCGGCCGGCCAGAACTGGAACACGACCATCCAGGGCACGGACATCGAGT
Coding sequences within:
- a CDS encoding ABC transporter ATP-binding protein; translated protein: MGDVEVRALRGVSLSIQAGEFVAVTGPSGSGKSTFMHILGCLDRPTRGHYLLDGRDVSRLSRDELAEVRNGKIGFVFQGFNLLARTTALDNVELPLLYGSRMNGPARHARAREMLHAVGLDDRMDHFPNQLSGGQQQRVAIARALVNQPAILLADEPTGNLDSRTSVEVMDIFQRLNQESGITVLLITHEADIAEYGNRIIRFHDGRVLSDRPNASRRVASDEFAALPPDNADAASAASVPQTA